A region of Lacinutrix sp. Hel_I_90 DNA encodes the following proteins:
- a CDS encoding type IX secretion system membrane protein PorP/SprF, with translation MKKVLTYIFLLVLLKGYAQELNLPVWTQYLADNDFVISPTYAGIGDNLRIRANGLTQWVGIKDAPDNQSLFADFRIADRSGIGLSLYNDKNGNTRQKGLKFSFAQHLILDYKSKQYLSLGLSYNLNSFKIDINNFEGSYEMPIVDPSIVDDRSISNHNFDVGALYRYKDYYLSLNANNILPKDIDNFTGIEPSLLLNYQVYTGYVMKSPSNKNVEFEPSLYYQLFSSDGRSSTDINFKYRKFSRNENYYWVGASYRFLNDQFFEPLNLGPMAGIMQNKFYFAYSYQMTMNDLSGYNSGTHMITIGIDFLQGMSNCPCTKSTVRH, from the coding sequence ATGAAAAAAGTACTAACATATATATTTTTACTGGTATTACTCAAAGGGTATGCTCAGGAATTAAATTTACCAGTTTGGACGCAATATTTAGCAGATAACGATTTTGTAATCTCACCTACTTATGCGGGTATTGGCGATAATTTAAGAATACGCGCCAACGGCTTAACCCAATGGGTAGGGATCAAAGATGCGCCAGATAACCAGTCGTTGTTTGCCGATTTTAGAATCGCAGACCGCTCGGGTATTGGTTTATCCTTGTATAACGATAAGAATGGAAACACGCGTCAAAAAGGGCTTAAATTCTCTTTTGCCCAGCATTTAATTTTAGACTACAAATCCAAACAGTATTTGTCTTTAGGACTCTCTTATAATCTGAATAGTTTTAAAATAGACATTAACAACTTTGAGGGTAGTTATGAAATGCCTATTGTCGATCCAAGTATTGTTGATGACCGTTCGATATCAAACCATAACTTTGATGTAGGCGCACTATACCGCTACAAGGACTATTATTTAAGTTTAAATGCGAATAATATCTTACCCAAGGACATCGATAATTTTACAGGCATAGAACCAAGTTTACTATTAAACTACCAGGTATATACGGGTTATGTGATGAAAAGTCCGTCCAATAAAAATGTTGAATTTGAACCCTCTCTTTACTATCAGTTATTTAGTAGTGACGGGCGTTCAAGTACGGATATAAACTTTAAATACCGAAAATTTAGCAGGAATGAAAATTATTACTGGGTTGGCGCCTCTTATCGTTTTCTTAATGATCAGTTTTTTGAGCCTTTAAACCTAGGTCCTATGGCAGGCATCATGCAAAATAAATTTTACTTTGCGTATTCTTACCAAATGACCATGAATGATTTATCAGGATACAACTCAGGAACGCATATGATTACCATAGGTATCGATTTTCTACAAGGTATGAGTAATTGTCCGTGTACAAAATCAACGGTACGGCACTAG